Proteins found in one Choloepus didactylus isolate mChoDid1 chromosome 3, mChoDid1.pri, whole genome shotgun sequence genomic segment:
- the LOC119528547 gene encoding 40S ribosomal protein S4, X isoform-like has product MARGPKKHLKRVAAPKHWMLNKLTGVFAPRPSTGPHKLRECLPLIIFLRNRLKYALTGDEVKKICMQRFIKIDGKVRTDITYPAGFMDVISIDKTGENFRLVYDTKGRFAVHRITPEEAKYKLCKVMKIFVGTKGIPHLVTHDARTIRYPDPLIKVNDTIQIDLETGKITDFIKFDTGNLCMVTGGANLGRIGVITNRERHPGSFDVVHVKDANGNSFATWLSNIFVIGKGNKPWISLPRGKGIHLTIAEERDKRLAAKQSSG; this is encoded by the coding sequence ATGGCTCGTGGTCCAAAGAAGCATTTGAAGCGTGTAGCAGCTCCAAAGCATTGGATGCTGAACAAACTGACTGGTGTGTTTGCTCCTCGTCCATCCACTGGTCCCCATAAGCTGAGAGAATGTCTCCCTCTCATCATCTTCTTAAGGAACAGACTTAAGTATGCCCTGACAGGAGATGAAGTAAAGAAAATCTGTATGCAGCGGTTCATAAAGATTGATGGCAAGGTCCGAACTGATATAACTTATCCTGCTGGTTTTATGGATGTCATCAGCATTGACAAAACTGGAGAGAATTTCCGTCTGGTTTATGATACCAAGGGTCGCTTTGCTGTTCATCGTATTACACCTGAGGAGGCCAAGTACAAGTTGTGCAAAGTGATGAAGATCTTTGTAGGCACAAAAGGAATCCCTCATCTGGTGACCCATGATGCCCGTACCATCCGCTACCCTGATCCCCTCATCAAGGTGAATGACACCATTCAAATTGATTTGGAGACGGGCAAGATTACCGATTTCATAAAGTTCGATACTGGTAATCTGTGTATGGTGACTGGAGGTGCTAATCTGGGAAGAATTGGTGTGATCACCAACAGAGAGAGGCATCCTGGCTCTTTTGATGTGGTTCATGTGAAAGATGCCAATGGCAACAGCTTTGCCACCTGGCTTTCCAACATTTTTGTTattggcaaaggcaacaagccaTGGATTTCTCTTCCCCGAGGAAAAGGTATCCACCTCACAATTGCTGAAGAGAGAGACAAGAGACTGGCTGCCAAACAGAGCAGTGGGTGA